One window of Candidatus Cloacimonadaceae bacterium genomic DNA carries:
- a CDS encoding Maf family protein, translating into MIHKILKHKKVVLASQSPRRKLLLEMLGLKPLVIPAMIHEPITTEAPYAQAMKHARNKALAICERMDPDALIIGADTIVVLDKEILGKPEHPDQAKEYLRKLSGRKHKVYTGICICHRGKVLCDYERSSVHFAVLSDEQIEDYVKTGEPMDKAGAYGIQGYGSQFIHHIRGCYFNVMGFPIHLFHRMLHELFEL; encoded by the coding sequence CGAAAATTGCTGCTCGAAATGCTCGGTTTGAAGCCTTTGGTCATCCCCGCGATGATCCACGAACCGATCACTACTGAAGCTCCTTATGCGCAGGCGATGAAACACGCCAGGAACAAAGCACTCGCTATCTGCGAGCGCATGGATCCCGACGCGCTGATCATCGGAGCGGACACGATCGTGGTGTTGGACAAAGAGATATTAGGCAAGCCGGAGCATCCCGATCAGGCAAAAGAGTATCTTCGCAAGCTCTCCGGGCGAAAACACAAAGTCTATACCGGTATCTGCATCTGTCACAGGGGCAAAGTGTTGTGCGATTATGAACGCAGCAGCGTGCATTTTGCCGTTTTGAGCGACGAGCAGATCGAAGATTACGTCAAAACCGGAGAACCGATGGACAAAGCCGGCGCCTATGGCATCCAAGGCTATGGATCGCAATTTATTCATCACATTCGCGGCTGCTATTTCAACGTGATGGGCTTTCCCATCCACCTCTTTCACCGCATGTTGCATGAACTGTTCGAGCTTTGA